In the genome of Candidatus Pristimantibacillus lignocellulolyticus, the window TTGTTATTGTTAACCATAAAGATCGTGAAAATGCTCAAAGAGAGATGAATGAGCTAGCAGAAAGTATCCGCAGACAAGTGAATAGTTTGTCTAATATGACCGTTACAATTGGAGTAGGAAGACCGTATGGTAAAGTCGAGGATATTCTGCAAAGTTATCAGGAAGCTCAACTAGCTTTTTTGCAGAGATTAATATTAGGTGACGATCAAGTTTATCAATATGAAGGTGAGACTCAAGTAAGTGAGGCTATTCATGAGTACAGTACTCTCTCCTTAGATAACATTGAAAAAGCATTTCTAGACGGGAATGTTGAAGGGCTTTTCACTCAGGTTGAGCATTTTGTACATAAGCTTTGTCAGGTTGCTAATTCACCGCAATATGTACAGCAACAAATATGCAAGATGATTATACATTATTGTGAATGGTCTAACCAGCTAAGACTAACAAAGCAATGGCTTGGAACCGATGATGTTCGTTCTATTTTGCTGCATATTTGTTCCATATCGACGAGAGAAGAATTATCAGATGAACTAGGAAGACTACTAGTCAAATTAATGCATACTGCAAATCTCAATCAAGCTCTGTTTGAGGCAGATCCTATTGAGAAAACTATTAAGTTTATTGAAAGTCATTTTTCGGAGCAGCTAACATTAAAAAATGTTGCAGACACCGTATTTTTAAATTCGGCTTATTTCAGCAGTTTGTTTAAACAACGTACAGGAATTTCATTCATAGATAAATTAAATGAGGTTAGAATTTTAGAGGCTAAGAAACGAATGGCCTATTCTGATCAAAAGTTGGTTGTCATTGCGACACAGACAGGATTTACGAATATTAGACACTTTAATCGTGTATTTCGAAATGAGACGGGTATGTCACCAACCGAATATCGCGAAAAACATATGAGACATGAGAAGGAGAAATGAAAATGACTACATACCGTATGGAATATCCTAGACCGCAATATGTAAGACAAGCATGGGTGAATTTGAATGGAGAATGGTCTTTCGAATTTGATGATGCGAATAAAGGGAGTCAGCAGCGATGGGAGTTGGGGAGGCATAAATTTACCCGAGTAATTCAAGTTCCGTTTGCATATCAAAGTCAATTAAGTGGTATCGCTGATCCAGATTTTCATGATATCGTATGGTACAGCCGTCCATTAGAAATTCCGAAAGAG includes:
- a CDS encoding response regulator, with the translated sequence MPSILIVDDETIFRTGLKKMIQELDEDWEIVGEARDGIEALEQVDKLQPDAILTDIRMPRMDGIQLQQQMANQFPTIMCVVISGYDDFMYVQQSMRQGAKDYIMKPIERDELGRSLLIMKGKIQQQADSFQQLHMKKREQIKRAREQIITGLLCNKLQEKDLDQFASDGIIFKGKWNSCIVLQLDKPSIAEERYNQADPSLFILYLQQLVQEILDRRFTGICCSPKATEVVVIVNHKDRENAQREMNELAESIRRQVNSLSNMTVTIGVGRPYGKVEDILQSYQEAQLAFLQRLILGDDQVYQYEGETQVSEAIHEYSTLSLDNIEKAFLDGNVEGLFTQVEHFVHKLCQVANSPQYVQQQICKMIIHYCEWSNQLRLTKQWLGTDDVRSILLHICSISTREELSDELGRLLVKLMHTANLNQALFEADPIEKTIKFIESHFSEQLTLKNVADTVFLNSAYFSSLFKQRTGISFIDKLNEVRILEAKKRMAYSDQKLVVIATQTGFTNIRHFNRVFRNETGMSPTEYREKHMRHEKEK